The Caulifigura coniformis genome includes a region encoding these proteins:
- a CDS encoding sulfatase: MASGRSVRMLLGVLALFGALSARATAADQPAPRVRRPNVILFLVDDMGWRDCGVYGSTFYETPHIDAFARKAMRFTDAYAQPLCSPTRASLMTGKYSARHGITSATGHQPPQPEGFQFLPETAPPGQAMRTPVSKNYLEPSEYTLAEALRDAGYRTAHIGKWHLGLTSPHWPEQQGFEIAFHCHPDPGPPGGYFSPYGVRRTGEPKGQLRVGTITDGPDGEYIVDRQAEEAVKFIETRSDKPFFLNLWCYGVHGPWGHKEAYTREFQARIDANARQKNPIMASMMRSVDECFGKILAAVEKNGLADDTIIVFNSDNGGNVHSNTAGDAEARPRRAPNPALADWKKWAGNEAPTSNWPLRDGKGTLYEGGTRVPLMWSWPGRIAAGATNASVVGHIDLYPTLLELAGIPRPKQQQMDGESYASVLRGTGPIARDAFFNYFPHGRSPGRAGGVWVRRGDRKLIRWFGTPPEQRFELYDLKADLAETTNLAATSSEEVRQLDALIDDFLKETGATSPRDNPAFEAQSPSR; this comes from the coding sequence ATGGCAAGTGGACGATCAGTCCGGATGCTTCTCGGTGTTCTTGCGCTCTTCGGAGCCCTTTCCGCCCGGGCGACGGCTGCGGACCAGCCAGCACCGCGTGTGCGGCGACCGAATGTCATCCTGTTCCTTGTCGATGACATGGGCTGGCGTGACTGCGGTGTCTACGGCTCGACGTTCTACGAAACTCCCCACATCGACGCGTTTGCCAGGAAGGCGATGCGCTTCACGGACGCCTACGCGCAGCCACTATGCTCACCGACACGGGCCAGCCTGATGACTGGCAAATACTCCGCCAGGCATGGCATCACCTCCGCAACGGGTCATCAACCGCCGCAGCCAGAGGGCTTCCAGTTCCTGCCCGAGACCGCCCCGCCAGGGCAGGCGATGCGGACCCCCGTGAGCAAGAACTACCTCGAGCCCTCCGAGTACACCCTGGCGGAGGCGCTCCGCGACGCCGGATATCGCACGGCTCACATCGGCAAGTGGCATCTGGGACTGACGTCGCCGCACTGGCCTGAGCAACAGGGGTTCGAGATCGCGTTTCATTGTCACCCTGATCCGGGTCCTCCCGGAGGCTACTTTTCCCCCTACGGCGTCAGGCGGACCGGCGAGCCTAAAGGCCAGTTGCGAGTCGGCACGATCACCGATGGACCGGATGGCGAATACATCGTCGATCGGCAGGCCGAGGAGGCGGTCAAGTTCATCGAAACCAGGTCCGACAAGCCGTTCTTCTTGAACCTTTGGTGTTACGGCGTCCACGGGCCGTGGGGACACAAGGAGGCCTACACCCGGGAATTCCAGGCCAGGATCGACGCGAACGCCCGGCAGAAGAACCCGATCATGGCGTCGATGATGCGGAGCGTGGACGAGTGCTTCGGGAAGATTCTGGCGGCAGTTGAGAAGAACGGGCTCGCAGACGACACGATCATCGTGTTCAACTCCGACAACGGGGGGAACGTCCACAGCAACACTGCCGGCGATGCGGAAGCGAGGCCCCGACGCGCACCAAACCCCGCCCTGGCCGACTGGAAGAAGTGGGCCGGCAACGAGGCGCCGACCAGCAACTGGCCGTTGCGCGACGGTAAGGGAACCCTCTACGAAGGCGGAACGCGCGTCCCTTTAATGTGGAGTTGGCCCGGCAGGATCGCCGCGGGAGCGACGAATGCTTCCGTCGTCGGGCACATTGACCTCTATCCCACGCTCCTCGAACTGGCAGGCATCCCGCGGCCGAAGCAGCAGCAGATGGACGGTGAGAGCTACGCGAGCGTCCTGCGTGGAACCGGACCGATCGCACGTGACGCTTTCTTCAACTACTTCCCGCATGGCCGAAGCCCGGGCCGGGCCGGCGGCGTGTGGGTGCGCCGCGGGGATCGCAAGCTGATTCGCTGGTTTGGCACGCCACCGGAACAACGCTTTGAACTCTACGACCTCAAGGCGGACCTCGCCGAGACGACGAACCTCGCGGCGACGTCATCGGAAGAAGTCCGGCAGTTGGACGCTCTGATCGATGATTTCCTTAAAGAGACCGGCGCCACGTCTCCACGAGACAATCCGGCGTTTGAAGCGCAATCCCCCTCGCGCTGA
- a CDS encoding EF-hand domain-containing protein has product MIRFAAFALSMSLSAAAFAADEPKPAPKPEPPKPAPKADEKKPVDPEVAFKRMDSDKDSKLTLEEFKGKKKGDALAKAETRFKKLDKDSDGKVTLEEFKAGQGKPKKKA; this is encoded by the coding sequence ATGATTCGATTTGCAGCATTCGCGCTTTCGATGAGCCTGAGTGCAGCCGCATTCGCGGCTGACGAACCGAAGCCAGCTCCCAAGCCGGAACCGCCGAAGCCCGCTCCCAAGGCTGATGAAAAGAAGCCTGTCGACCCGGAAGTGGCTTTCAAGCGGATGGACTCTGACAAAGACTCCAAGCTGACGCTGGAAGAGTTCAAGGGCAAGAAGAAGGGTGACGCGCTCGCCAAGGCCGAGACCCGCTTCAAGAAGCTCGACAAGGACAGCGACGGCAAAGTGACGCTCGAAGAATTCAAGGCCGGCCAGGGCAAGCCCAAGAAGAAGGCCTGA
- a CDS encoding glucosamine inositolphosphorylceramide transferase family protein, with the protein MNERLRIGILVDRLQIPAWAFRMLQILQDSGDVEFVLIVQNTPEPPAKGGLLKKVWHHFGQLGYLLLEKLERKLFRVRPDAFALNDLAELLPDTPVLDVEPLRGRFSDTFPEDAIAGIRSQQVDVLIRLGFRILRGEILNAARYGVWSFHHGDNRVNRGGPAGVWEVLLNWPTTGSVLQILTEDLDGGKILFRSQSRTDHLSIRRNRNVLYWKTLMFLPRALKQLRRMGPDAFFQHVDRLNAAPILYSQRLFTTPTNRELLTLLPRHAARWLGLKLRSLLFVDQWFVLYSFSKRPGYSSSIWRFRELTPPKDRFYADPFIVQREGAYYLFMEELRYTNNRGFISCCRIDERGAATEPVPVLERPYHLSYPFLFEVGGNLYMVPESSQNKAIELYRCVEFPQKWEKHSDLMQDVSAVDATLHEEAGRWWMFVNIREQEGASSLDELFLFHATDPLAGDWTPHPMNPIVSDVASARPAGRIFRHQEKLYRPSQDCAQGYGYGVKINEIVTLTESEYEERTVTGIEPDWSPGVRAAHTFNFEGRLTVIDSVRRRFRFGRR; encoded by the coding sequence GTGAATGAACGGCTCCGGATCGGCATCCTCGTCGATCGTCTGCAGATTCCGGCCTGGGCGTTCCGGATGCTCCAGATCCTGCAGGACAGCGGCGACGTGGAGTTCGTCCTGATCGTCCAGAACACGCCTGAGCCTCCCGCGAAAGGCGGACTGCTGAAGAAGGTGTGGCATCACTTCGGCCAGCTCGGGTACCTGCTGCTCGAAAAGCTGGAACGCAAGCTGTTTCGGGTTCGTCCCGACGCCTTCGCACTGAATGACCTGGCCGAATTGCTCCCGGACACTCCTGTCCTGGACGTCGAACCGTTGCGTGGCCGCTTCAGTGACACCTTTCCCGAGGACGCGATTGCCGGGATCCGGTCTCAGCAGGTCGATGTCCTCATCCGCCTCGGATTCCGGATCCTGCGCGGCGAAATTCTGAACGCGGCCCGGTATGGCGTGTGGTCTTTTCATCACGGCGATAACCGGGTGAATCGCGGAGGTCCCGCCGGCGTCTGGGAAGTGCTCCTCAACTGGCCGACGACCGGTTCCGTGCTCCAGATTCTTACCGAAGACCTCGACGGTGGAAAAATCCTTTTCCGGTCTCAGTCCCGGACCGATCACCTTTCGATCCGGCGGAACCGGAATGTGCTCTACTGGAAGACGCTGATGTTCCTGCCGCGGGCGCTGAAACAGCTGCGGCGGATGGGGCCGGACGCATTCTTTCAGCACGTGGACCGTCTCAACGCCGCTCCGATCCTCTATTCGCAACGGCTCTTCACGACTCCCACCAACCGGGAGCTCCTCACGCTGCTGCCGCGGCACGCGGCCCGCTGGCTCGGGCTCAAACTCAGGTCACTGCTGTTTGTCGACCAGTGGTTCGTACTTTATTCATTCTCGAAGCGGCCCGGGTATTCCTCGTCCATCTGGCGGTTCAGGGAACTCACGCCGCCGAAAGACCGCTTCTACGCCGACCCGTTCATCGTGCAGCGCGAGGGAGCGTACTACCTTTTCATGGAGGAACTCCGGTACACGAATAACCGGGGCTTCATCTCCTGCTGCAGGATCGATGAACGGGGGGCGGCGACAGAACCGGTCCCCGTTCTCGAGCGCCCGTACCACCTCTCCTATCCGTTCCTGTTCGAGGTCGGAGGGAACTTATACATGGTCCCCGAATCGTCTCAGAACAAGGCGATCGAGCTGTACCGCTGCGTTGAGTTTCCGCAGAAATGGGAGAAACACTCCGATCTCATGCAGGATGTTTCGGCGGTCGATGCCACTCTGCACGAGGAGGCCGGACGCTGGTGGATGTTCGTCAACATCCGCGAGCAGGAGGGAGCCTCCTCGCTCGACGAACTCTTCCTGTTTCACGCCACCGACCCGCTGGCCGGCGACTGGACGCCCCACCCGATGAATCCCATCGTGTCGGATGTCGCCTCGGCACGTCCTGCCGGGAGAATCTTCCGCCACCAGGAGAAGCTCTATCGGCCGTCCCAGGACTGTGCCCAGGGGTACGGATACGGCGTGAAAATCAATGAGATCGTGACGCTGACCGAATCGGAATATGAGGAGCGGACCGTCACCGGCATCGAACCCGACTGGTCGCCGGGCGTGCGCGCGGCGCACACGTTCAATTTTGAAGGCCGACTCACTGTGATCGACAGCGTGCGGCGTCGCTTCAGGTTCGGTCGCCGCTGA
- a CDS encoding FkbM family methyltransferase, whose amino-acid sequence MQGGRASLKRAWIKLARYGLRRRFIRVMEQPLKGYQWTTTRSYTYLLGTHESPEVIDRFRSWLTPDSVFYDVGGNAGYFSFIASTIVTRGHILAFEPIASNIAIFEEHLRRNRRRPGLDRITLLPYAVADTEKVVQFTNDPVLTGSNTYVDSSFFGPSVEKVDVQCVSIDGQIAKGAPVPDVIKIDVEGAELDVLKGAVSTLKSHHPHLLLATHDAHVPGIDRQCAEFLKDLGYTLTHTGEFTPRMAGLDDYIVTHPARAQAKRSAA is encoded by the coding sequence ATGCAGGGCGGTCGAGCGAGTCTCAAACGTGCGTGGATCAAACTGGCACGCTATGGATTGCGCCGGAGGTTCATCCGCGTGATGGAGCAGCCCCTCAAGGGCTACCAGTGGACGACGACGCGGAGCTACACCTATCTGCTGGGCACCCATGAGTCGCCGGAGGTGATTGACCGCTTTCGCTCCTGGCTGACCCCCGACTCCGTCTTTTACGACGTCGGCGGCAACGCCGGATACTTTTCCTTCATCGCCAGCACAATCGTCACCCGAGGCCACATTCTGGCGTTTGAGCCGATCGCCTCGAATATCGCCATCTTTGAAGAACACCTGCGTCGAAATCGCCGCCGTCCAGGCCTGGATCGCATCACGCTCCTGCCGTATGCCGTCGCGGACACCGAAAAGGTCGTCCAGTTCACGAACGACCCCGTGCTGACCGGCAGCAACACCTACGTGGATTCGTCTTTCTTCGGTCCTTCCGTCGAGAAGGTCGACGTGCAGTGCGTGTCGATCGACGGCCAGATCGCGAAGGGCGCGCCAGTGCCCGACGTCATCAAGATCGACGTTGAGGGCGCCGAGCTGGACGTCCTCAAAGGGGCAGTCAGCACCCTGAAGTCGCACCATCCTCACCTGCTGCTGGCAACGCACGACGCCCATGTCCCGGGAATCGATCGCCAGTGCGCTGAGTTCCTCAAGGACCTCGGCTACACGCTGACCCATACCGGCGAATTCACGCCGCGCATGGCCGGTCTCGATGACTATATCGTCACGCATCCGGCGAGAGCCCAGGCGAAGCGCTCGGCCGCCTGA